The following proteins come from a genomic window of Anabas testudineus chromosome 3, fAnaTes1.2, whole genome shotgun sequence:
- the LOC113174834 gene encoding cAMP-regulated phosphoprotein 19-like, protein MSGDNEETQTPEETSVDEKDVQDKMISPEKAEEAKLKARYPNLGHKPGGSDLLRKRLQKGQKYFDSGDYNMAKAKITNKQLPTAAPEKTEITGDHIPTPQDLPQRKPSLVASKLAG, encoded by the exons ATGTCGGGGGATAACGAGGAAACGCAGACTCCAGAGGAGACATCGGTGGATGAGAAG GATGTTCAGGACAAGATGATCAGTCCAGAGAAGGCTGAGGAGGCTAAACTGAAGGCTAGATATCCAAATTTAGGACACAAACCTGGAGGCTCTGATCTGCTTCGCAAGCGTCTCCAGAAAGGG CAAAAGTACTTTGATTCGGGCGACTACAACATGGCCAAAGCGAAGATAACGAACAAACAATTACCAACGGCTGCACCAGAGAAGACCGAGATTACAGGGGACCACATCCCCACCCCCCAGGACCTGCCCCAGAGGAAACCATCTCTTGTGGCCAGTAAATTGGCTGGCTGA